The Candidatus Methylomirabilis limnetica genome has a window encoding:
- a CDS encoding Smr/MutS family protein produces the protein MMDCELLTPKIESLDKSDMDTRGAQEPFEEPVILPTEDILDLHAFAPKEIPSVVEEYIEQCREAKMSEVRLIYGKGTGTQRAIVQRLMASHPGVISFTDAPPEAGGWGATIVRLRPSEI, from the coding sequence ATGATGGACTGCGAATTGCTGACGCCGAAGATTGAGTCGCTGGACAAATCAGATATGGATACTCGTGGGGCGCAAGAGCCATTCGAGGAACCGGTGATCCTACCCACCGAGGATATCCTCGATCTGCACGCCTTCGCGCCCAAGGAGATCCCGTCGGTAGTCGAGGAGTACATCGAACAGTGCAGGGAGGCGAAGATGTCAGAAGTTCGGCTGATCTATGGGAAAGGGACGGGGACGCAGCGGGCGATTGTCCAGCGCCTGATGGCGAGCCACCCAGGCGTCATCTCCTTCACCGACGCCCCACCCGAGGCGGGGGGATGGGGAGCAACGATCGTCCGGTTGAGACCATCGGAAATCTAG
- the ileS gene encoding isoleucine--tRNA ligase, whose translation MNYKETLNLPKTAFPMKADLPVLEPSILKRWEVLDLYGRLREVRADRQAWILHDGPPYANGHIHIGHALNKILKDIVVKSKSMFGYDTAFVPGWDCHGLPIEHQVDKDLGSRKAEVSLVEKRQLCREYAARFIDIQREEFRRLGVLGNWSDPYLTMDYKYEATIVRELGRLFGAGVVYKGKKPVHWCASCRTALAEAEVEYGDHASPSIYVKFPLDPGAAERLPVLQGARSFVVIWTTTPWTLPANLAIAVHPDASYAIVETSGEFFIIAKDRLQETLAAAGVTESRVVEEMPGRALEGLMARHPWIDRGSKVVLADYVTMDQGTGCVHTAPGHGVEDYETGMKNGLDIYNPVDAAGRFVADLPLVGGLSVWAANSTIVAELQRRGLLLSEAKLSHSYPHCWRCKKPTIFRATEQWFVSMDAAVLPDEGGGQTGLRAKALAEIKQVQWIPSWGEERISNMVAYRSDWCISRQRVWGVPIVAFYCTHCGHILADQRLAEHVATMIERGGADIWYTAAAADLLPPGTACPNCERADFEKERDILDVWFDSGVSHAAVLEVRPDQRWPADMYLEGSDQHRGWFHSSLLTAVGTRGRAPYRAVLTHGFVVDGAGKKMSKSLGNVVAPQEVIERYGAEILRLWVAAEDYRDDIRISEEILKRLAEGYRRIRNTCRYLLGNLSDFQPAHDALPLNELDEIDRFILHRLGRLTERIRRAYETCEFHLLYHSLHNFCAVDLSAFYLDVLKDRVYTSAPRSRARRAAQTSMYQILDALVRLMAPVLSFTADEVWQAMPKQGGEMESVHLAEFPPIRSSLLDEALEAHWEDLLSVRDDVLKALEAARKAKLIGTSLEARVDLLVEPTLLPVLTQYEADLPTLFIVSAVSVGSLAETEAAGKRVEVRVGRAEGQKCARCWTYSESVGRSIPYPDVCGRCAGVLEEIGYGDRV comes from the coding sequence ATGAATTATAAAGAAACGCTGAACCTGCCCAAGACCGCCTTTCCGATGAAGGCGGATCTCCCTGTGCTCGAGCCGTCCATCCTAAAGCGGTGGGAAGTCTTGGATCTCTATGGTCGGCTCCGAGAGGTCCGAGCTGATCGGCAGGCTTGGATCCTCCACGATGGCCCCCCCTACGCAAATGGCCACATTCATATCGGCCATGCACTCAATAAGATATTGAAGGACATCGTCGTCAAGTCGAAGTCGATGTTCGGCTACGACACTGCCTTCGTCCCAGGATGGGATTGCCACGGGCTCCCGATCGAACACCAGGTCGATAAAGACCTGGGTAGTAGGAAAGCGGAGGTGTCGCTGGTCGAGAAGCGGCAGCTCTGTCGGGAGTACGCCGCCAGGTTCATCGATATTCAGCGGGAAGAGTTCAGGCGTCTCGGAGTGCTCGGCAACTGGTCAGACCCCTATCTCACCATGGATTACAAGTATGAGGCGACGATTGTCCGCGAGTTGGGGAGGTTGTTCGGCGCGGGGGTCGTCTACAAGGGGAAAAAGCCGGTTCACTGGTGCGCCTCTTGCCGGACCGCCTTGGCTGAGGCCGAGGTCGAATACGGCGATCATGCCTCTCCGTCCATCTACGTCAAGTTTCCCCTCGACCCGGGCGCCGCGGAGCGTCTGCCGGTACTGCAGGGCGCACGATCGTTCGTCGTGATCTGGACCACGACACCATGGACGCTGCCGGCGAATCTGGCTATCGCCGTGCATCCGGATGCATCCTACGCGATCGTCGAAACGTCCGGTGAGTTCTTCATCATCGCCAAAGATCGGCTACAAGAGACGCTTGCAGCCGCAGGAGTAACAGAGAGCCGGGTCGTCGAGGAGATGCCTGGCCGTGCGCTGGAAGGGCTTATGGCCAGACACCCCTGGATTGACCGGGGCTCGAAGGTCGTGCTGGCCGATTACGTCACCATGGATCAGGGCACCGGGTGCGTACACACGGCTCCGGGGCACGGGGTAGAGGATTACGAGACCGGCATGAAGAACGGCCTCGACATCTATAACCCCGTAGACGCTGCCGGGAGATTCGTCGCGGACCTGCCGCTTGTCGGAGGCCTGAGCGTATGGGCGGCCAACAGCACGATCGTTGCAGAGCTTCAGCGCCGAGGTCTCCTGCTATCGGAGGCGAAACTCTCGCACTCCTATCCTCATTGCTGGCGGTGCAAGAAACCAACGATCTTCCGGGCGACGGAGCAGTGGTTCGTCTCCATGGACGCCGCGGTCCTGCCTGACGAGGGGGGCGGGCAGACCGGCCTCCGCGCCAAGGCCCTGGCGGAGATCAAGCAGGTCCAATGGATCCCCTCCTGGGGCGAGGAGAGAATCAGCAATATGGTCGCTTACCGCTCCGACTGGTGCATCTCGCGACAACGAGTCTGGGGGGTCCCGATCGTCGCCTTCTACTGCACCCATTGCGGCCACATCCTGGCGGACCAGCGACTCGCAGAGCACGTCGCGACCATGATCGAACGCGGGGGAGCTGACATCTGGTACACGGCTGCGGCAGCGGACCTGCTTCCGCCCGGGACCGCCTGTCCCAACTGTGAGAGGGCCGACTTCGAAAAGGAACGCGACATCCTGGATGTCTGGTTCGATTCCGGTGTGAGCCACGCGGCCGTCCTTGAGGTCCGGCCCGACCAACGATGGCCCGCCGACATGTACCTCGAAGGGAGCGATCAGCATCGGGGGTGGTTCCATAGCTCGCTGCTCACCGCGGTCGGAACCCGGGGACGCGCACCATATCGTGCGGTTTTGACCCACGGCTTCGTGGTGGATGGTGCGGGGAAGAAGATGTCCAAGTCCCTCGGCAACGTCGTGGCCCCACAAGAGGTGATTGAACGGTATGGCGCCGAGATTCTTCGCCTCTGGGTGGCGGCCGAGGACTACCGCGACGATATCCGGATCTCTGAGGAGATCTTAAAGCGGCTGGCTGAAGGATACCGACGAATCCGGAATACCTGTCGCTATCTGCTCGGCAACCTGTCCGACTTCCAGCCTGCTCACGATGCGCTGCCGCTCAACGAACTCGATGAGATCGATCGGTTCATCCTGCACCGGCTAGGGCGGCTCACCGAACGAATACGCCGGGCCTACGAGACCTGCGAGTTTCACCTCCTCTACCATAGCCTGCATAACTTCTGCGCAGTGGACCTGTCGGCTTTTTACCTGGATGTCCTGAAGGATCGGGTCTATACCTCCGCCCCCCGCTCCCGCGCCCGGCGCGCGGCCCAAACCTCGATGTATCAGATCCTTGACGCGCTCGTCAGACTCATGGCCCCGGTCCTCTCCTTCACCGCCGATGAGGTCTGGCAGGCGATGCCTAAGCAGGGCGGCGAGATGGAGAGCGTGCACCTTGCCGAATTCCCGCCCATCCGATCCAGTCTTCTGGACGAAGCCCTTGAAGCCCACTGGGAAGACTTGCTGTCAGTTCGGGATGATGTGCTGAAAGCCCTCGAAGCCGCTCGCAAAGCCAAGCTCATCGGGACATCACTGGAGGCACGCGTTGACCTCCTGGTAGAGCCCACCTTACTGCCAGTCCTCACTCAGTACGAAGCCGATCTGCCGACGCTGTTCATCGTCTCGGCCGTGAGCGTAGGGAGCCTGGCAGAAACAGAGGCGGCCGGAAAAAGGGTTGAGGTGCGAGTAGGGCGAGCAGAGGGACAGAAGTGCGCCCGCTGCTGGACCTACAGCGAAAGCGTGGGCCGATCCATCCCTTATCCGGATGTCTGCGGCCGCTGCGCCGGCGTCCTGGAAGAAATAGGGTATGGGGACAGGGTATAG
- the mreD gene encoding rod shape-determining protein MreD, with product MGRQGASAVIAFLLALFSTCLLQTAIVPSLAIGGIQPDLFLILLFGLSLSAGPELTATAGFFIGLYQDSLSGAPLGLNAFALSLIGFLVNRLSRQVKTTDLLGRFAMLCLAGLLSGLITLLLLRFFHAPRPIASALLWTALPGALYTAMVGTGLLAMLKPHTTMGLTR from the coding sequence ATGGGCAGACAGGGAGCCTCTGCCGTGATCGCATTCCTGCTCGCGCTCTTCAGCACTTGCCTCCTTCAGACCGCCATCGTCCCTAGCCTGGCCATAGGCGGTATTCAGCCGGACCTGTTTCTGATCCTTCTCTTCGGGCTGAGTCTGTCGGCAGGACCAGAGCTGACAGCAACCGCCGGTTTCTTCATCGGGCTATACCAGGACTCCCTCTCCGGCGCCCCCCTTGGCCTAAACGCGTTCGCGTTGAGCCTGATCGGCTTCCTGGTGAATCGGTTGAGTCGACAGGTAAAGACGACGGATCTCCTGGGGCGATTTGCTATGCTCTGCCTGGCTGGCCTGTTGTCCGGGCTTATCACCCTCCTGCTCCTCCGCTTCTTCCATGCTCCCCGCCCCATCGCTTCAGCTCTCCTGTGGACCGCGCTGCCAGGAGCGCTCTACACCGCGATGGTAGGGACCGGGCTGCTCGCCATGCTAAAGCCACATACCACCATGGGTCTCACCCGATGA
- a CDS encoding RluA family pseudouridine synthase, whose protein sequence is MSGDEIRELIADGSATDLRLDRYLSTATGLPRSQIQRLIKADRVLVDGRHPKASATAHPGQHISLSIPPPQPSTLTPEPIPLDILYEDTDILVLNKSAGLVVHPAPGHQTGTLVHAILHHCPDLPGIGEERRPGIVHRLDKETSGVMVVAKTDTAMASLATQFKGRRVKKTYIALVHGEVKQPEGKIEADIGRHERDRKRMAVCTRKGREAVTIYRVMKRLNGSTLLQLQPHTGRTHQIRVHLSAIGHPVVGDKLYGGRRERKWRMESGEWRVEAERHLLHAWKLGLFHPRTDEWMEFEAPLPLDFTSWLHAEPSTGTTPLGSPPASGSSGHLAPRTSHRSRFLHRHDSGGATPQDLS, encoded by the coding sequence ATGAGCGGCGATGAGATTCGCGAACTCATAGCTGACGGCTCGGCCACCGACCTGCGCCTGGACCGCTACCTCTCTACCGCGACAGGGCTCCCACGATCACAGATCCAGCGCCTCATCAAAGCCGACCGGGTGCTGGTCGATGGTCGCCACCCAAAGGCGAGCGCCACGGCTCACCCGGGCCAGCACATCAGCCTCTCTATCCCTCCGCCACAGCCGTCCACCCTCACACCCGAACCGATTCCCCTCGACATCCTGTACGAAGATACTGACATTCTGGTCCTGAATAAGTCGGCTGGGCTTGTCGTGCACCCCGCCCCCGGGCATCAGACCGGGACGCTGGTCCACGCCATCCTGCATCACTGTCCGGATTTACCCGGGATCGGCGAGGAACGACGGCCAGGGATCGTTCACCGGCTCGACAAAGAGACCTCTGGGGTGATGGTCGTGGCTAAAACCGATACGGCCATGGCCTCGCTCGCCACACAATTTAAAGGACGTCGAGTGAAGAAGACCTACATCGCGCTGGTGCATGGCGAGGTCAAGCAGCCGGAGGGGAAAATCGAGGCCGACATCGGCCGTCACGAACGGGATCGAAAGCGGATGGCGGTGTGCACACGCAAAGGTCGGGAGGCGGTGACCATCTACCGGGTGATGAAGCGCCTCAATGGCTCCACACTGCTACAGCTCCAGCCACACACCGGCAGAACCCACCAGATCCGGGTCCACCTGTCCGCGATCGGACACCCGGTGGTGGGCGATAAGCTATATGGGGGACGAAGGGAAAGGAAATGGCGAATGGAGAGTGGAGAGTGGAGAGTGGAGGCGGAGCGACACCTCCTGCATGCCTGGAAACTCGGTCTGTTCCACCCGAGGACTGATGAGTGGATGGAGTTTGAAGCCCCGCTGCCGCTGGACTTCACAAGCTGGCTTCACGCAGAACCATCGACGGGAACCACCCCGCTCGGATCCCCTCCCGCCAGCGGTTCTTCCGGGCACCTCGCACCCCGCACTTCGCACCGTTCACGGTTTCTCCACCGTCACGATTCTGGTGGAGCCACACCGCAGGATCTTTCCTAG
- the rodA gene encoding rod shape-determining protein RodA, translated as MLIDRRVLPAAFDWRLAASAAGLAALSVLIIYSTSGLHSSLFRRSLYLKQAAWAVMGLFAMILLCGLHYRTIWRLAYPIYGVILASLLLTSLTGRAGMGAQRWLGIGSFAFQPSEFMKLSLILLLARYFEDHKDDLRAPRTFIPPILLTLLPAAFVMRQPDLGTAIMLLLISASILVLMGLKVRYFVMLGTLGAVIAPVLWRFLHDYQKSRILVFIDPDMDPMGAGYHLAQSKIAVGSGGLLGKGWMVATQSQLNFLPANHTDFIFAGLAEQWGFIGSIGLLLLYAYLFSKGLRLAKDARDLFTMVTSFGVVSMMAIQVVINIGMVVGIMPVVGIPLPLLSYGGSAMLANMLAVGLLLNIRMHRYLY; from the coding sequence GTGTTGATCGACCGCCGCGTCCTGCCCGCCGCCTTCGACTGGCGATTGGCTGCCTCTGCTGCCGGGCTTGCCGCCCTGAGCGTACTGATTATCTACAGTACGAGCGGTCTACACTCCTCCCTCTTCCGGAGATCGCTTTACCTTAAGCAGGCGGCCTGGGCGGTGATGGGGCTCTTCGCCATGATCCTGCTCTGCGGGCTCCACTACCGGACGATCTGGCGTCTTGCCTATCCTATCTATGGCGTGATCCTTGCGAGCCTACTGCTCACCAGCCTGACCGGCCGAGCCGGCATGGGCGCCCAGCGATGGCTCGGCATCGGATCGTTCGCATTCCAACCGTCAGAGTTCATGAAGCTGTCACTCATCCTCCTGCTGGCCCGCTACTTTGAAGATCACAAGGACGATCTGCGCGCGCCTCGGACCTTTATCCCACCGATCCTCCTGACCCTCTTGCCTGCAGCTTTCGTCATGCGGCAACCCGACCTTGGCACCGCCATCATGCTGCTCTTGATCTCCGCCAGCATCCTGGTGCTGATGGGGCTGAAGGTGCGCTACTTCGTCATGCTCGGCACGTTGGGAGCGGTCATCGCCCCTGTACTCTGGCGCTTCCTGCATGACTACCAAAAGAGCCGGATCCTCGTGTTTATTGATCCTGACATGGATCCCATGGGTGCGGGCTATCACCTCGCCCAATCGAAGATCGCCGTCGGCTCTGGAGGACTCCTCGGAAAGGGATGGATGGTGGCCACGCAGAGCCAGCTTAACTTTCTGCCGGCGAATCACACCGACTTCATCTTCGCCGGCCTTGCGGAGCAATGGGGCTTCATCGGCTCCATCGGCCTGCTCCTGCTCTACGCCTATCTCTTTTCAAAGGGCCTGCGCCTCGCCAAAGATGCCCGCGACCTGTTCACCATGGTCACTAGCTTCGGCGTCGTCAGCATGATGGCTATACAGGTCGTCATCAACATCGGGATGGTGGTCGGGATCATGCCGGTGGTCGGCATCCCTCTCCCGCTACTCTCCTACGGCGGCTCTGCCATGCTAGCGAATATGCTGGCCGTCGGTCTCCTGCTCAACATCCGGATGCATCGCTATCTGTATTGA
- the lspA gene encoding signal peptidase II, translated as MRFYAVALTVILLDQASKLLIQATMPLGHSIPIISDLFAIVHVMNPGAAFGLLADQAAWVRKPLFIGVSLLAIGFILYHRHCRVDDHPLTMLGLSLILGGAVGNLVDRLRIGMVIDFIDVHYYQYHWPAFNVADSAITVGVSLMMLTLILGERRERDRGRAS; from the coding sequence ATGCGGTTCTATGCTGTCGCTCTGACGGTCATCCTGCTCGATCAGGCTTCAAAGCTGTTGATCCAGGCCACGATGCCACTCGGCCACAGCATCCCCATCATCTCCGATCTCTTCGCGATCGTCCATGTCATGAACCCAGGCGCGGCATTCGGCCTCCTGGCCGATCAAGCTGCATGGGTTCGCAAACCTCTCTTCATTGGCGTCTCTCTCCTGGCCATCGGGTTCATCCTGTACCATCGCCATTGCAGGGTTGACGATCATCCGCTTACTATGCTCGGGTTGAGCCTGATCCTTGGGGGCGCTGTTGGCAACTTGGTGGATCGATTGAGAATCGGCATGGTCATCGACTTCATCGATGTTCATTACTATCAGTACCACTGGCCTGCATTCAATGTCGCGGACTCCGCCATCACCGTCGGCGTGTCGCTCATGATGCTCACGTTGATCCTTGGAGAACGTCGGGAGCGAGATCGGGGGCGGGCCTCATGA
- the mrdA gene encoding penicillin-binding protein 2, producing MSWEHETPNPYAPFQKRIMVGAFLISGAILLLLLRLWALQILEGERMLLLSRNNRLRLRPAEAPRGLILDRNGELMVENLASFDLYALPEDMPDIEETTRHLAAILQSSPDELRQRVSQRQGSQLEPVLLRKGVDERTVMAIEEQKIDLPGVSLRVRPVRTYPKGSSAATLLGYVTEVSQAQLKSKDFQDFRSGETMGQAGIERRYDAFIRGVDGGEQVEVDAIGRVSRLIQAVEPQSGFNLHLTLDSRLQRVAEEAFQGRSGALIAIHPSTGEILAMVSQPTYDPNQFSQRMTPEQWRGLISSPHHPMQNKGLQGQYPPGSIFKLVTALAALEKGVITPETKFSCDGSFSLGSHVFHDWKKGGHGTLNLQQGIANSCNIYFYITSLKTGIEEIARVARELGLGATSGLGLSDEARGVIPSPGSTSKKSGGWYPGNTLMAGIGQGMVTVTPIQAVMMVSAIANGGTLYRPWVVRRVETLNGEPIEEYGPEFVRKVNIDPDNLAIVREGMQAVVSEGTGIRAKIPGLRVAGKTGTAQVVGNGGSQRGDQRDHAWFVAFAPADDPQIAIAVVVEHGGFGGQVAAPIAKSLLEAWFKLPKEPQTVQAAEPESAEGD from the coding sequence ATGAGCTGGGAACATGAGACCCCGAACCCCTATGCCCCCTTCCAGAAGCGGATCATGGTTGGAGCCTTTCTGATCTCCGGAGCCATTCTGTTACTACTGCTCCGTCTCTGGGCTCTACAAATTCTGGAAGGCGAACGCATGCTCCTCCTCTCTCGCAATAACCGCCTGCGCTTGCGTCCGGCCGAGGCACCCCGAGGGCTCATTCTCGACCGAAACGGAGAGCTCATGGTGGAGAATCTGGCGTCCTTCGACCTGTATGCCTTGCCGGAGGACATGCCTGATATCGAGGAGACTACGCGCCACCTCGCCGCGATCCTTCAGTCCTCACCAGACGAGCTGAGACAGCGCGTCTCGCAACGGCAGGGCTCGCAGCTAGAGCCTGTGCTGCTGCGCAAAGGAGTAGATGAGCGAACTGTGATGGCCATCGAGGAGCAAAAGATCGATCTTCCGGGGGTCAGCCTTCGAGTCAGACCGGTGCGCACCTATCCGAAGGGCAGCTCGGCCGCCACCCTGCTGGGCTACGTTACCGAGGTGAGCCAGGCGCAGCTCAAGTCGAAGGATTTTCAGGACTTCCGCTCGGGTGAGACAATGGGGCAGGCCGGTATCGAGCGGCGATACGACGCGTTCATTCGAGGCGTCGACGGTGGGGAGCAGGTGGAGGTGGACGCGATCGGAAGAGTCAGTCGGTTGATCCAGGCGGTTGAACCGCAGTCCGGGTTTAACCTGCACCTCACTCTCGATAGCCGGCTACAGCGGGTCGCAGAGGAGGCCTTCCAGGGCAGAAGCGGCGCGCTCATCGCCATCCACCCGTCCACTGGTGAAATCCTGGCCATGGTGAGCCAACCAACGTATGACCCAAACCAGTTCTCCCAGCGGATGACCCCGGAGCAGTGGCGTGGGCTTATCTCGAGTCCTCATCATCCCATGCAGAATAAAGGGCTCCAGGGCCAGTACCCACCCGGCTCCATCTTCAAGCTGGTGACCGCGCTTGCCGCCCTCGAGAAGGGCGTCATCACTCCCGAGACGAAGTTTTCCTGTGACGGCTCCTTCAGCCTCGGCTCCCACGTCTTCCATGACTGGAAGAAGGGCGGTCACGGGACGCTGAATCTTCAGCAGGGGATCGCCAACTCTTGCAACATCTACTTCTACATCACCTCCCTCAAAACCGGGATAGAGGAGATCGCCCGCGTTGCCCGGGAGCTGGGGCTTGGCGCCACCTCCGGGCTTGGGCTGAGCGATGAAGCGAGAGGGGTTATCCCATCCCCTGGGAGTACCTCAAAAAAGTCTGGTGGATGGTATCCCGGCAACACCTTGATGGCCGGGATCGGTCAAGGGATGGTCACCGTCACACCGATACAGGCAGTGATGATGGTCTCCGCCATCGCGAACGGGGGAACCCTCTACCGTCCATGGGTCGTGCGAAGGGTAGAGACGCTGAACGGGGAACCGATTGAAGAGTACGGCCCGGAATTCGTCCGAAAGGTGAACATCGACCCCGATAACCTCGCCATCGTCCGGGAGGGGATGCAGGCGGTCGTAAGCGAGGGAACAGGGATCCGCGCCAAAATCCCCGGGCTCAGGGTGGCCGGAAAGACAGGGACGGCCCAGGTAGTAGGGAATGGTGGCTCGCAGAGAGGTGATCAACGGGACCATGCCTGGTTCGTCGCCTTCGCGCCCGCAGACGATCCCCAGATCGCTATTGCCGTAGTGGTGGAGCATGGCGGGTTTGGCGGCCAAGTAGCTGCACCGATTGCGAAGAGCCTCCTGGAGGCGTGGTTTAAGCTCCCCAAGGAGCCACAGACAGTTCAGGCTGCTGAGCCGGAATCGGCTGAAGGGGACTGA
- the mreC gene encoding rod shape-determining protein MreC: protein MTRLLLRYRRMLVLPTALLLAFVLMTLQARSGSAIADFAKLILLTSISPFLRLTTKSFDITATLWNEYVDLRRVSRDNQLLKEEVRQLRTEVGELHETALEHSRLSQLFQMSSRVGTEAIVAKVIGKDATNWFRTILIDRGADQGIARHMAVVTAEGLVGRVVDVMARTARVQLITDPESAVGVLIQRSRVVGVAAGSLGGTTQIKYLPLMADVAVGDRVITSGMGGIFPKGIPVGRVVRSGRPTSGALFQSTEAQPHANFSRLEEVLVLKWPPSRDLSWADREPLP from the coding sequence ATGACTCGGCTGCTGCTTCGATATCGGCGGATGCTAGTCCTCCCGACCGCCCTGCTCTTGGCCTTCGTGCTGATGACACTGCAGGCGCGCAGCGGCAGCGCCATCGCTGACTTCGCGAAGCTCATCCTTCTCACCTCCATCTCCCCATTCCTTCGACTTACCACGAAGAGCTTCGACATAACCGCTACGCTCTGGAATGAGTACGTCGATCTCCGCCGGGTCAGCCGCGACAACCAGCTCTTGAAGGAAGAGGTTCGGCAGCTCCGGACTGAGGTGGGAGAGCTACACGAGACAGCCCTGGAGCACTCTCGCTTGAGCCAACTCTTCCAGATGAGTAGTCGAGTGGGTACGGAGGCGATCGTTGCCAAGGTGATCGGAAAGGACGCCACGAACTGGTTCAGAACGATCCTGATCGACAGGGGTGCGGACCAGGGGATCGCGCGCCACATGGCGGTCGTGACCGCCGAAGGGTTGGTAGGGAGAGTGGTGGACGTGATGGCGCGCACGGCTCGGGTACAGCTCATTACCGACCCGGAGAGCGCCGTGGGCGTTCTCATCCAGCGAAGCCGCGTCGTCGGGGTAGCAGCGGGGAGCCTGGGGGGGACCACCCAGATCAAGTATCTTCCGTTAATGGCTGACGTGGCCGTCGGCGATCGGGTCATCACCTCGGGGATGGGCGGTATCTTTCCGAAAGGCATCCCGGTGGGTAGGGTCGTACGATCAGGTCGGCCGACGAGCGGGGCCTTGTTCCAATCTACTGAGGCGCAGCCTCATGCTAACTTCTCGCGTCTGGAGGAAGTGCTGGTCCTGAAATGGCCACCCTCGCGAGACTTGTCATGGGCAGACAGGGAGCCTCTGCCGTGA
- a CDS encoding universal stress protein, with amino-acid sequence MLPKYQKLLVTTDLSPLGNTAVLHAYAILAERGGTVILWCAVDVSGIPDPLYAQPTPGETLAEERTEIREKLFSSLEALVPEEVRAEGKVTTKIRVVEVSGPIHDTICQEAAAQEVDLIVMASHGYSGMKHLLLGSVAEHVVRSADRPVLIIRGRE; translated from the coding sequence ATGTTGCCAAAATATCAGAAACTGCTGGTGACTACAGATCTCTCACCCCTCGGAAACACCGCAGTCCTCCATGCCTATGCTATCCTGGCAGAGCGTGGCGGCACTGTCATCCTTTGGTGTGCGGTTGACGTGTCAGGGATTCCGGACCCGCTCTACGCTCAGCCCACGCCTGGGGAGACGCTCGCTGAGGAGCGGACGGAGATCCGGGAAAAGCTGTTCTCCTCACTGGAAGCACTTGTGCCTGAGGAGGTTCGTGCAGAGGGAAAGGTGACCACGAAGATACGGGTAGTGGAGGTCTCCGGACCGATCCATGATACGATATGCCAAGAGGCTGCAGCTCAGGAGGTGGACCTCATCGTGATGGCATCCCATGGCTATTCCGGGATGAAGCACCTGCTCCTGGGCTCAGTGGCAGAGCATGTGGTGCGGTCAGCCGATCGCCCCGTTCTCATTATCCGCGGCCGAGAGTGA